A single region of the Marinobacter salinisoli genome encodes:
- a CDS encoding ion transporter: MSPEMNPSEGFNQLRRIESSKIFQGVVIAIIILSALTIGAKTYDLPAWAEHSLILTDNAITLFFLVEILFRFAACPNKRKFLLDGWNLFDTIVVIGSLIPLNNSEAVLLGRLLRVFRVLRLVSVVPELRQLINALLKAIPRMGYIALLMFIIFYIYAAMGAIFFAEVDQKLWGDVAISMLTLFRVATFEDWTDVMYATMEQYPLSWLYYLTFIFLTAFVFLNMMIGAILEVMGEEQNALQAQKAHDERDEIVKQLHAVQSKLDELSRRLER, encoded by the coding sequence ATGTCCCCGGAAATGAACCCTTCGGAGGGTTTCAACCAATTACGCCGCATTGAATCCAGCAAGATTTTCCAGGGCGTTGTCATTGCCATCATCATTCTGTCAGCCCTGACGATCGGCGCAAAAACCTACGATCTGCCGGCCTGGGCCGAACACAGCCTGATCCTGACGGACAACGCCATCACGCTGTTCTTCCTGGTGGAAATCCTGTTCCGGTTTGCCGCCTGCCCGAACAAGCGCAAGTTTCTGCTGGATGGCTGGAACCTGTTCGACACCATCGTGGTGATTGGCAGCCTGATCCCGCTGAACAATTCCGAGGCAGTGTTGCTCGGCCGGCTGCTCAGGGTATTCCGGGTACTGCGTCTGGTGTCGGTGGTGCCGGAGTTGCGACAGCTGATCAACGCCCTGCTGAAGGCCATCCCCCGCATGGGCTACATCGCCCTGCTGATGTTCATCATCTTCTACATCTACGCTGCCATGGGCGCGATCTTCTTTGCGGAAGTGGATCAGAAACTCTGGGGCGATGTCGCCATCTCCATGCTGACGCTGTTCCGGGTCGCCACCTTCGAGGACTGGACCGACGTCATGTACGCCACCATGGAGCAATACCCGCTCAGCTGGCTGTACTACCTGACGTTCATCTTCCTCACGGCCTTTGTGTTCCTGAACATGATGATTGGCGCAATCCTTGAGGTCATGGGCGAAGAACAGAATGCCCTGCAGGCTCAGAAGGCCCATGACGAGCGGGATGAAATCGTCAAGCAGCTGCACGCGGTGCAAAGCAAACTGGATGAACTGTCGCGAAGGCTGGAACGATAG
- a CDS encoding AEC family transporter: MAAALALFVKLIPLYVTVVLGWIAGRFLEASGKHIAGIMLYIVTPSVVFSGVMAAPLSLEVIFLPFLVFGIASLLAIVHLKLGRSVLSDGSERMLPLCVGSGNTGYFGIPVALLLFGEEGLALYIVCMLGCTLFETSVGFYLAARGRYDFKDALLRVARLPSVYAFALAVALNLSGFGIPDTFVPLFDNLRGAYSILGMMIIGMSISSFRGLAGNIQFTALAFWGKFVSWPLVVIIFWWLDVHVLGLYEPAVHKALFLISITPIAANTVVIATLLDSHPRQVAGTVLLSTLFALIYIPVMVSLAF, from the coding sequence ATGGCTGCCGCGCTGGCTTTGTTCGTCAAGCTCATTCCCTTGTATGTCACCGTCGTATTGGGCTGGATCGCAGGCCGGTTTCTGGAGGCCAGTGGTAAGCACATCGCCGGGATTATGCTGTACATCGTCACGCCGTCGGTGGTGTTCTCGGGTGTTATGGCTGCGCCGCTGTCCCTGGAAGTGATCTTTCTGCCGTTTCTGGTATTTGGCATTGCCTCACTGCTGGCGATTGTTCACCTGAAACTGGGGCGGTCGGTTCTGTCCGATGGCAGCGAGCGCATGCTTCCCTTGTGCGTGGGATCCGGCAATACCGGTTACTTCGGGATACCGGTGGCGTTGCTGCTGTTCGGGGAAGAAGGGCTGGCGCTGTACATCGTATGCATGCTCGGGTGCACCCTGTTTGAAACCTCCGTGGGCTTTTATCTGGCGGCGCGCGGGCGCTATGACTTCAAGGATGCCTTGCTCCGGGTGGCCCGGCTGCCCTCAGTGTATGCCTTTGCTCTGGCCGTCGCCCTGAACCTGTCCGGTTTCGGCATTCCCGACACCTTCGTGCCGCTGTTCGACAACCTGCGGGGCGCCTACAGCATTCTGGGCATGATGATCATCGGCATGAGCATTTCCAGCTTCCGGGGGCTGGCGGGCAACATCCAGTTCACCGCGCTGGCGTTCTGGGGCAAGTTCGTGAGCTGGCCGCTGGTGGTGATCATTTTCTGGTGGCTGGATGTGCACGTACTGGGGCTGTACGAGCCTGCCGTGCACAAGGCCTTGTTCCTGATTTCCATCACGCCTATTGCGGCGAACACGGTGGTCATCGCAACCTTGCTGGATTCTCATCCCAGGCAGGTGGCCGGCACTGTGTTGCTGTCGACCCTGTTTGCGCTGATTTATATCCCGGTGATGGTGTCGCTGGCGTTCTAG
- a CDS encoding SGNH/GDSL hydrolase family protein produces the protein MKYLRFGLTLRFTSLVVGLLASVSFAHAFDSFRIFGDSLSDTGNAAILTGGQVPERFTNGPVAVDVLTGFYNQQAVPFLAGGNNYAVGGATALGSETQFDANLPSQVNAYLAGNSLQADPSALHVVVVGSNDLFDAQDIRQTSVAEESSPARQDIRKAAEQRVSDAVASIELQLFKLVLAGAQHVLVGNAPDISLAPRTDVIVDSLKAAADDQQETKRAEKFYTYTSRLAAQFNQELASAVARIETLTGIDIIEWDLAGLLNSQIEDADVLGFTNTEDSCLADLQFPACEGYIFFDAVHPTTAVHQNAGAQLIQLTTP, from the coding sequence ATGAAATATCTCAGGTTCGGATTAACCCTGCGCTTTACTTCACTGGTTGTAGGCCTCCTGGCTTCAGTCTCTTTCGCCCACGCCTTTGACAGCTTTCGAATATTCGGTGACAGCCTGTCCGACACAGGCAATGCAGCCATTCTGACTGGCGGGCAGGTGCCGGAACGCTTCACCAATGGCCCGGTTGCCGTGGATGTACTGACTGGCTTTTACAATCAACAGGCCGTGCCCTTCCTGGCCGGCGGCAACAACTACGCCGTTGGTGGCGCGACGGCCCTGGGGAGTGAAACCCAGTTCGACGCAAACCTTCCCAGCCAAGTGAATGCCTACTTGGCGGGCAACAGCCTGCAAGCCGACCCCAGCGCATTGCACGTCGTTGTCGTTGGCAGTAACGATCTGTTCGATGCCCAGGATATCCGTCAAACCTCGGTAGCGGAGGAGTCGAGTCCAGCTCGCCAGGATATCCGCAAGGCTGCAGAACAAAGAGTCAGTGATGCAGTGGCATCCATCGAGTTACAGCTGTTCAAGCTTGTATTAGCGGGCGCCCAACATGTGCTGGTAGGGAATGCGCCGGATATTAGTCTGGCGCCCCGCACCGACGTTATTGTCGATAGCCTGAAAGCGGCTGCTGACGACCAACAGGAAACCAAACGGGCCGAGAAATTCTACACATACACATCCCGCTTGGCGGCCCAGTTCAACCAAGAACTGGCAAGTGCCGTGGCACGGATCGAGACCCTGACAGGTATCGATATTATCGAGTGGGACCTAGCCGGCCTCCTGAACAGCCAGATTGAAGACGCCGATGTGCTGGGCTTCACCAATACCGAAGACAGCTGTCTGGCCGACCTCCAGTTTCCGGCTTGCGAGGGCTACATCTTTTTCGATGCCGTCCACCCGACCACCGCCGTGCACCAGAACGCTGGCGCTCAACTCATCCAGCTCACAACGCCCTGA
- the trhA gene encoding PAQR family membrane homeostasis protein TrhA, translating into MSTQNPDPMPHPDNAPASIHHRIEEWLNSATHGIGAVLSVIGTIVLVAGASQLDDNWKLVSFSVFGASLILLYLASALYHGTRHPELRKLFKTLDHCAIFLLIAGTYTPFLLVNMRGTVGWTLFAIVWSLALTGVVLKIIFKNRFKLARVGIYIAMGWLIIFASSDLVANLSDTALTLMFAGGIVYTAGVAFYLADRTPYMHAVWHLFVIGGSACHFSAIYFGVLPHAV; encoded by the coding sequence ATGTCTACACAGAATCCCGACCCAATGCCCCACCCAGACAATGCCCCGGCGTCGATTCACCACCGTATTGAGGAATGGCTGAACAGCGCCACTCATGGTATCGGCGCAGTTCTGAGCGTGATCGGGACCATCGTTCTGGTGGCCGGAGCCAGTCAACTGGATGACAACTGGAAACTGGTCAGTTTCAGTGTTTTCGGTGCTTCCCTTATCCTGCTGTACCTGGCGTCCGCCCTTTACCACGGCACCCGGCACCCGGAGCTTCGAAAGTTATTCAAAACTCTCGATCATTGCGCCATCTTTTTATTGATCGCCGGGACCTACACGCCCTTCCTGCTGGTCAACATGCGCGGAACCGTCGGCTGGACGCTGTTCGCCATCGTCTGGTCACTGGCGCTGACGGGGGTGGTGCTGAAGATCATCTTCAAGAATCGTTTCAAGCTGGCTCGGGTCGGCATCTACATCGCCATGGGCTGGCTCATCATCTTTGCTTCTTCCGACCTCGTCGCCAACCTGAGCGACACCGCCCTGACACTGATGTTTGCCGGCGGCATCGTCTACACCGCGGGCGTTGCCTTCTACCTGGCCGACCGCACGCCTTACATGCACGCCGTATGGCACCTGTTTGTTATTGGTGGCAGTGCCTGCCACTTCAGTGCGATCTATTTCGGGGTTCTGCCACACGCCGTGTGA
- a CDS encoding EVE domain-containing protein: MTKWLVKSEPDECGIDDFAHSPNTVIPWDGVRNYQARNFLAQMAPNDEVFLYHSSCRHIGIAGIIRVVKAAYPDPAQFNPDSPYHDPKSSPDKPRWQAVDFAFVRKLSRLIPLDELKSLDGLEQLPLVRKGSRLSVMPVSEAEWQIILQQE; encoded by the coding sequence ATGACAAAGTGGCTGGTCAAATCAGAACCGGATGAGTGCGGCATTGACGACTTCGCTCACTCCCCGAACACGGTTATTCCATGGGATGGCGTGCGCAACTACCAGGCCCGCAACTTCCTCGCTCAGATGGCTCCGAATGATGAGGTCTTTCTGTATCACTCCAGCTGCCGGCACATCGGCATCGCCGGCATCATCAGAGTCGTGAAAGCTGCCTACCCGGACCCCGCCCAGTTCAATCCAGACTCGCCCTATCACGACCCCAAAAGTTCGCCGGACAAGCCACGCTGGCAGGCCGTCGACTTTGCCTTCGTTCGAAAGCTGTCCCGACTGATTCCTCTGGACGAGCTCAAATCCCTCGACGGGCTGGAGCAATTACCACTGGTTCGCAAGGGAAGCCGGCTATCGGTTATGCCCGTCAGCGAAGCGGAGTGGCAGATTATCCTGCAGCAGGAGTAA
- a CDS encoding septal ring lytic transglycosylase RlpA family protein, whose protein sequence is MAITARTVLAIMFLSVLAGCSTAHPGAGGSWKGFTETGQASFYADKFQNRTTASGATFKQERDTAAHKTLPFGSMVEVTNTANGKSVVVEINDRGPFVEGRIIDLTKSAFRRIGNPSLGLIDVEIEVLR, encoded by the coding sequence ATGGCAATCACTGCACGAACCGTATTGGCAATTATGTTCCTCAGCGTCCTCGCAGGCTGTTCCACAGCCCATCCGGGTGCCGGAGGCAGCTGGAAGGGTTTCACCGAAACGGGCCAGGCGTCTTTTTACGCGGACAAATTTCAGAACAGAACAACCGCCAGCGGCGCAACCTTCAAACAGGAGCGGGATACCGCAGCCCACAAAACGCTGCCCTTCGGTTCGATGGTCGAAGTAACCAACACCGCCAATGGCAAAAGTGTCGTGGTCGAAATCAATGATCGAGGCCCCTTTGTCGAAGGCCGTATCATTGACCTCACCAAATCGGCATTCAGACGTATCGGCAACCCGTCTCTGGGGTTGATTGACGTTGAAATTGAAGTGCTGAGATAG